From the genome of Hymenobacter cellulosilyticus, one region includes:
- a CDS encoding glycosyl hydrolase, producing the protein MKQPLFLLALLATAPALRAQTPVPVGAGSYASFPPRAVAPGPLRDFVYNKPLYVARSKKSGPIPTNDWWTDLLVRGKDAGLLWVYPLVADPDPNGLNLNFPNSINVNVPSTAAGSGGSYDMAYGGNLRVTATGYTPSTAQAESWSDWGLVMSLPDTTTGKNMTVSMAHGVPFVWVETQGISPKFNFERDATYLAADGTPLTLPTRNSFVVNTDGRYFGVHVAPGSTVELRGQQSVTIDLGSRRAVSTVRLVWEAAFASAYDVLVSDDKATWQRVYSTTASPGGTENLTALTPSAAGRYVRLVLNKRATNFGYSLFEMQVFDGSTLVSQNRPVEVTSTQPTGGFVNTLVNDGNLSTRWASDATQQPQLVLTPGSVNSYFVVSALNATSNQAAGQRLTAYEAYAYNKVTDTQVQYGYDPIAGKVNLTWRLTTQDLRTGQAGGPTLQGFLPHLYQNAAHSLAFTSYDYLSPRGTLKTVAGTSFPFAYDFQGVIPSYTAPVSRAADVNPYDVATLNRLVTAYAQNSSNRADTYFGGKDIVLQAKYALLAKELNHPAFAALKTQAQTNLVNWMTYQAGESSRYFARYDRWKALVGFDSSFGSEEFVDNHFHYGYFTLACAIYGMVDPTFLQENQYGGMARLIAKQYANWDKTDRSQPWMRTFDPWVGHSYAGGVSSGNGNNQESSSEAMQSWIGLFLLGDALNDPGMRAAGAFGYTSEAAASLEYWFDWKQRIFPPAYAASRRMGAILSNQGLAHATYFGAQEKYVHGIEYLPVNPGLTYLARDTAWARREYSDLLRESRAVNGYASELDFGEDDWSHVALGFKYMADPKYVTKLLADNLRLPTTDPRYIMDAKEVAGLTYFYAHAQQNLGYFSSKFHTNFPTSSVFERNGTFSHAVAYNPSASAQTCTVYNAQGALSPPPSCRRGPCSPSQRWVPRPHANGPLHKPGSHQYRRVYGLAARPQRYRR; encoded by the coding sequence ATGAAACAACCTCTATTCTTGCTGGCTTTGCTGGCAACAGCACCCGCATTGCGGGCGCAGACGCCGGTGCCGGTAGGCGCTGGCTCCTACGCCTCCTTCCCGCCCCGGGCCGTCGCGCCGGGCCCGCTCCGGGACTTTGTTTACAACAAGCCCCTGTATGTGGCCCGCAGCAAAAAGAGCGGCCCCATTCCGACCAACGATTGGTGGACCGATTTGCTGGTGCGCGGCAAGGATGCCGGGCTGCTGTGGGTGTACCCGCTCGTCGCCGACCCCGACCCCAACGGGCTCAACCTGAATTTTCCCAATAGCATCAACGTCAACGTGCCTAGCACGGCGGCCGGCAGCGGGGGCAGCTACGACATGGCCTACGGGGGCAACCTGCGGGTGACGGCCACGGGCTATACGCCCAGCACGGCCCAAGCCGAGAGCTGGTCGGACTGGGGCCTGGTGATGAGCCTGCCCGACACCACGACGGGTAAGAACATGACCGTGAGCATGGCCCACGGCGTGCCGTTTGTGTGGGTCGAAACCCAGGGCATCAGCCCTAAATTTAATTTCGAGCGAGATGCCACCTATCTGGCCGCCGACGGCACGCCCCTGACCCTACCGACACGCAACTCGTTCGTGGTGAACACCGACGGGCGCTACTTTGGCGTGCACGTGGCCCCGGGCAGCACCGTAGAGCTGCGCGGGCAGCAGTCCGTGACCATTGATCTGGGCAGCCGCCGCGCCGTATCGACGGTGCGCCTGGTGTGGGAAGCGGCCTTTGCCTCGGCGTACGACGTGCTGGTATCCGACGACAAAGCCACTTGGCAACGCGTGTACAGCACTACCGCCAGCCCCGGCGGCACGGAAAACCTCACGGCCCTAACCCCGAGCGCGGCTGGCCGCTATGTGCGGCTCGTATTGAACAAGCGCGCCACCAACTTTGGCTATTCGCTATTTGAAATGCAGGTGTTCGACGGCAGCACGCTGGTTTCGCAGAACCGGCCAGTGGAGGTAACCTCTACCCAGCCGACGGGAGGCTTTGTCAATACGCTGGTCAACGACGGCAACCTGAGCACGCGTTGGGCCTCAGACGCCACCCAGCAGCCGCAGCTCGTGCTGACGCCCGGCTCGGTGAACAGCTATTTTGTGGTGTCAGCCCTGAACGCGACGAGCAACCAAGCCGCCGGCCAGCGCCTGACGGCGTATGAGGCCTACGCTTACAACAAGGTGACGGACACGCAGGTACAGTACGGTTACGACCCTATAGCCGGCAAAGTGAACCTGACGTGGCGCCTGACAACCCAGGACCTGCGTACCGGGCAAGCCGGCGGGCCCACGCTCCAGGGGTTTTTGCCCCACCTCTACCAGAATGCCGCCCACAGCCTGGCCTTCACCAGCTATGACTACCTGAGCCCGCGTGGCACGCTGAAAACGGTGGCCGGCACGAGCTTTCCGTTTGCGTATGACTTCCAGGGCGTTATTCCTTCCTACACGGCACCGGTCAGCCGTGCAGCCGATGTGAATCCCTACGACGTTGCGACACTGAACCGCTTGGTGACGGCGTACGCTCAGAACTCTTCCAACCGTGCCGATACGTACTTTGGCGGCAAGGACATAGTGCTGCAAGCCAAGTACGCGCTGCTGGCTAAGGAACTGAACCACCCGGCTTTTGCGGCACTCAAAACCCAGGCCCAGACCAATCTGGTGAACTGGATGACGTATCAGGCCGGTGAGAGCAGCCGCTACTTTGCCCGCTACGACCGGTGGAAAGCACTGGTGGGTTTTGATTCCTCCTTCGGCTCCGAGGAGTTCGTGGACAACCACTTCCACTACGGCTACTTCACGCTGGCCTGCGCCATCTACGGCATGGTGGACCCCACTTTCCTGCAGGAGAACCAGTACGGCGGCATGGCCCGCCTCATTGCCAAGCAGTACGCCAATTGGGACAAAACCGACCGGAGCCAGCCTTGGATGCGCACCTTCGACCCGTGGGTAGGCCACAGCTACGCCGGCGGTGTCAGCTCGGGCAATGGCAACAACCAGGAGTCGTCGTCGGAAGCCATGCAGTCGTGGATTGGCCTGTTTCTGCTCGGCGATGCGCTGAACGACCCGGGTATGCGCGCCGCCGGCGCCTTTGGCTACACCAGCGAGGCGGCGGCCAGCCTCGAGTACTGGTTTGACTGGAAGCAGCGCATTTTCCCGCCCGCCTACGCCGCCAGCCGCCGCATGGGCGCCATCCTTTCCAACCAGGGCCTGGCTCACGCTACTTACTTCGGCGCCCAGGAAAAGTACGTGCATGGCATTGAGTACCTGCCCGTGAACCCCGGCCTGACCTACCTGGCCCGCGACACGGCCTGGGCGCGGCGCGAGTACAGCGACCTGCTGCGCGAGTCCCGGGCCGTGAACGGCTACGCCTCGGAGCTGGACTTTGGCGAGGACGACTGGAGCCACGTGGCCCTGGGCTTCAAGTACATGGCCGATCCGAAGTACGTAACCAAGCTGCTGGCCGACAACCTGCGGCTGCCCACCACCGATCCGCGCTACATCATGGACGCCAAAGAGGTGGCCGGCCTTACCTACTTCTACGCACACGCCCAGCAAAACCTGGGTTACTTCTCCTCGAAGTTCCATACCAACTTCCCTACCAGCAGCGTGTTTGAGCGCAACGGGACTTTCTCGCACGCCGTGGCCTACAACCCGTCGGCCAGCGCCCAAACCTGCACCGTCTACAACGCGCAGGGGGCATTGTCACCTCCGCCGTCGTGCCGGCGCGGACCCTGCTCACCTTCCCAACGCTGGGTACCCCGCCCCCACGCCAACGGACCCTTGCACAAACCAGGTAGCCACCAATACCGTCGCGTCTACGGCCTCGCAGCCCGCCCGCAACGCTACCGACGGTAA
- a CDS encoding glycoside hydrolase family 16 protein: MKALSIFQGRWARLVVATGMGWLLQTTPAQAQCTQLVWQDEFDTPGDLSKWQVYEGDGCETGNCNFGNAELQVYRPGNATVTGGVLNIATRYENTVVGGRTYNYTSAKLYSKQASGALQTFKYGRIEARMKLPSAQGVWPAFWMLADPGNWPTTGEIDIMEAKHKNPTSVSGTIHYDAGGWRYSGRDYTSAVDLSQAFHVYAVEWSPEKIQWFVDGVLFNTASPNTTVGGSWPFNDNNFYIILNAAVGGPGTGFTGYQNPTPPTFPPPPK; this comes from the coding sequence ATGAAAGCACTTTCTATTTTTCAGGGCCGCTGGGCCCGGTTGGTCGTTGCCACGGGCATGGGCTGGCTCCTGCAAACCACGCCGGCGCAAGCCCAATGCACCCAGCTGGTCTGGCAAGATGAATTTGATACGCCCGGCGACCTAAGCAAGTGGCAGGTGTACGAAGGCGACGGGTGCGAAACCGGCAACTGTAACTTCGGCAACGCCGAGCTGCAAGTGTACCGCCCCGGCAACGCCACCGTGACGGGTGGCGTCCTAAACATTGCCACCCGCTACGAAAACACAGTGGTTGGCGGCCGCACCTACAACTATACTTCCGCTAAGCTCTACTCCAAGCAAGCCAGCGGGGCGCTCCAAACCTTTAAGTACGGCCGCATCGAGGCCCGCATGAAACTACCCTCGGCCCAGGGCGTGTGGCCCGCCTTCTGGATGCTGGCCGACCCCGGCAACTGGCCCACCACGGGCGAAATCGACATCATGGAGGCCAAGCACAAGAACCCAACCTCGGTTAGCGGCACCATTCATTACGATGCGGGAGGCTGGCGCTACTCCGGCCGCGACTACACCTCGGCCGTCGATTTGTCCCAGGCCTTCCACGTGTACGCGGTGGAATGGAGTCCCGAGAAAATTCAATGGTTCGTGGATGGCGTGTTGTTTAACACGGCCTCGCCTAATACTACGGTGGGCGGCTCCTGGCCTTTCAACGACAATAATTTTTACATCATTCTGAACGCAGCCGTGGGTGGGCCCGGCACTGGTTTCACCGGCTACCAAAATCCTACCCCTCCGACTTTCCCACCACCACCCAAGTAG
- a CDS encoding carbohydrate binding domain-containing protein has protein sequence MNTSATVARYVRNPAEQYDVLFFDTGVPGTVIEDAALFKNQTYQLQFDVYSTAPVGTPVGITLQNKAAAAGAYPAGRNSTYLANTTRQNQWETLTFAYNTTPMAARPT, from the coding sequence GTGAACACCTCGGCCACTGTGGCCCGCTACGTGCGCAACCCAGCCGAGCAGTACGACGTGCTGTTCTTTGACACCGGCGTGCCGGGCACCGTAATTGAAGACGCGGCCCTGTTCAAAAATCAGACCTATCAGCTGCAGTTTGACGTGTACTCGACGGCCCCGGTGGGCACGCCGGTGGGCATTACGCTGCAAAACAAGGCCGCCGCGGCGGGCGCTTACCCGGCCGGCCGCAACAGCACGTACCTGGCCAATACCACCCGGCAGAACCAGTGGGAAACGCTCACTTTTGCCTACAACACCACCCCGATGGCGGCACGGCCAACGTGA
- a CDS encoding Ig-like domain-containing protein, which translates to MGNAHFCLQHHPDGGTANVSIDQLAILFNSGVASGDTYYIDNIRVAKRATPTYTAGTVFEDYDAVRNLPLRAASGTYVAAATNPAATGLNTSAKVAQYTRNSASQYDVLTLTSTQIKDGTAYESGQKVFAMDVYTSAPVGTPISWQLENSTATTPGNYPTGRHSSYQAVVKQTNAWHTLTFSYAGSPDAGTADADVDNVVLLFAPNSLTGSVFYFDNLRSLTAVSTQPNAAPTVSLTSPTSGATFTAPASITLTATAADADGTVSKVEFYNGTTKLGEDLSSPYSFSWTSVAAGTYSLTARATDNAGAVTTSAAVSITVGAAPSGLTIPGTIQAENYTAMSGVQLEATGDTGGGQNVGWIDTSDYLDYAVNVQTAGTYTIGFRVASVPGGGQVQLRSATGTVYATAAIAATGGWQTWTTVNATATLPAGAQTLRVYAAAGGWNLNWISFTAPTNAAPTVSLTSPTSGATFTAPASITLNATAADADGTVSKVEFYNGTTKLGEDLSSPYTFSWTTVPAGTYSLTARATDNAGAVTTSAAVNVAVGAAPVTTNLALNKSATASSVENAGSPAQSAVDGNSTTRWSSEWGPPRSGFTSIWGPPMP; encoded by the coding sequence GTGGGAAACGCTCACTTTTGCCTACAACACCACCCCGATGGCGGCACGGCCAACGTGAGCATCGATCAGTTGGCCATCCTATTCAACAGCGGCGTAGCCTCCGGCGACACGTACTACATCGACAACATCCGGGTGGCGAAACGGGCGACGCCCACTTATACCGCCGGCACCGTATTCGAGGACTACGACGCGGTGCGCAACCTACCGCTGCGCGCGGCCAGCGGCACGTACGTGGCCGCCGCCACCAACCCGGCCGCTACGGGCCTAAATACCTCGGCCAAAGTGGCGCAGTACACCCGCAACTCCGCCTCGCAATACGACGTGCTGACCCTGACCAGCACCCAGATTAAGGACGGCACTGCCTATGAAAGCGGCCAGAAAGTGTTTGCCATGGACGTGTACACGTCGGCCCCGGTGGGCACGCCCATCTCGTGGCAGCTGGAAAATAGCACGGCTACCACACCCGGCAACTACCCCACCGGCCGCCACAGCAGCTACCAGGCCGTGGTGAAGCAGACCAACGCTTGGCACACGCTTACCTTCAGCTACGCCGGCTCGCCCGACGCGGGCACGGCCGACGCCGACGTGGACAACGTCGTGCTCTTGTTTGCCCCCAACAGCCTTACCGGCTCGGTGTTCTACTTCGACAACCTGCGCAGCCTGACGGCCGTCAGCACCCAGCCCAACGCAGCACCCACGGTGAGCCTGACCAGCCCGACCAGCGGTGCTACGTTTACGGCCCCCGCCAGCATCACCCTAACTGCTACCGCCGCTGACGCTGACGGTACAGTTAGCAAGGTTGAGTTCTACAACGGCACAACCAAGCTGGGCGAAGACCTGAGCAGCCCTTACTCATTCAGCTGGACGAGCGTAGCCGCTGGAACCTATTCGCTCACAGCCCGCGCCACCGACAACGCTGGTGCTGTAACGACTTCGGCCGCCGTGAGCATAACGGTAGGGGCCGCACCTTCGGGCCTGACGATTCCCGGCACTATTCAGGCCGAAAACTATACTGCCATGTCGGGTGTGCAGCTGGAGGCAACCGGCGACACGGGCGGAGGTCAGAACGTGGGCTGGATTGATACCAGCGACTACCTCGACTACGCCGTAAACGTGCAAACAGCTGGTACTTATACCATAGGCTTCCGCGTAGCCAGCGTGCCCGGTGGTGGGCAGGTCCAGCTGCGCAGCGCAACCGGTACGGTCTACGCTACGGCAGCCATTGCTGCTACTGGCGGCTGGCAGACCTGGACGACGGTCAACGCCACGGCCACCTTGCCGGCCGGCGCGCAGACCCTGCGGGTGTACGCGGCCGCCGGCGGCTGGAATTTGAACTGGATTTCCTTCACCGCTCCGACCAATGCGGCTCCCACGGTTAGCTTGACCAGCCCAACGAGCGGCGCCACGTTTACGGCCCCGGCCAGCATCACGCTCAATGCCACCGCCGCCGACGCTGATGGAACGGTGAGTAAGGTGGAGTTCTACAACGGCACGACCAAGCTTGGTGAAGACTTGAGCAGCCCCTACACCTTCAGCTGGACTACTGTGCCGGCCGGTACGTATTCACTGACGGCCCGCGCCACCGACAACGCTGGCGCCGTAACAACTTCCGCCGCCGTGAATGTGGCGGTAGGGGCCGCACCCGTTACTACCAACCTGGCCCTCAATAAGTCAGCAACGGCTTCTTCGGTTGAAAACGCCGGCTCCCCGGCGCAGAGTGCTGTGGACGGCAACAGTACTACCCGCTGGAGCAGCGAGTGGGGGCCGCCCCGCAGTGGATTTACGTCGATCTGGGGGCCACCTATGCCGTGA
- a CDS encoding discoidin domain-containing protein produces MGAAPQWIYVDLGATYAVSRVKLLWEAAYATDYLVEISADAVTWSPLRAVTGNGSLTNDLTGLSGTGKFVRIYCQTRALPYGYSLYDFEVYGTAASGSRALVTTRAIAPEARLYPNPVSRLLKVPTASAGVLTITDALGRVAHTQAVTAQQAVAEVDVQSLRPGLYFLTLRDATGGSTVQQFIKQ; encoded by the coding sequence GTGGGGGCCGCCCCGCAGTGGATTTACGTCGATCTGGGGGCCACCTATGCCGTGAGCCGCGTCAAGCTGCTCTGGGAGGCCGCTTACGCCACGGATTACCTAGTGGAAATTTCCGCCGATGCCGTTACCTGGTCTCCTCTGCGCGCCGTGACTGGCAATGGCAGCCTCACCAACGACCTGACGGGCCTGAGCGGCACGGGCAAATTCGTGCGCATTTATTGCCAGACGCGGGCTTTGCCCTACGGCTATTCCCTCTACGATTTCGAGGTGTACGGAACAGCCGCTTCCGGCAGCCGGGCCCTGGTCACCACCCGCGCCATTGCGCCGGAAGCGCGGCTCTACCCGAACCCGGTTAGCCGGCTGCTGAAGGTGCCCACCGCCAGCGCGGGCGTGCTCACCATCACCGATGCCCTGGGCCGGGTGGCACATACCCAAGCCGTAACCGCTCAGCAAGCGGTGGCCGAAGTAGATGTCCAGTCCCTGCGGCCGGGCCTGTATTTCCTGACCCTGCGCGACGCCACCGGCGGGTCCACGGTGCAGCAGTTCATCAAGCAGTAA
- a CDS encoding PQQ-dependent sugar dehydrogenase yields MKTRSMPIRYAGHRQDEAPARFRSVLLILVGWLASWSAIAQQTPSFPAGFNAVLVTNGISNPTAMAFAPDGRIFVCQQTGQVRVIKNGALLPTPFVSVAVNSSGERGLVGITLDPNFATNRYVYVYYTLASGANNRISRFTADGDVAAAGSETLVLNLDPLSTATNHNGGAMHFGLDGKLYVAVGENANRTNAPNLDSYMGKLLRINADGSVPAGNPYVGSGLSAQRQRVWSSGLRNPFTFTVQPGTGRIFINDVGEGSWEEINDASTGGRNFGWPSSEGYNIRTGETAPVFAYPHTSGFPDGAGCSITGGTFFNPAATNYPSQYAGKYFYQDYCGKWINYFDPNSTTTPLARQPFALNMPGDALALETGPDGNLYYLARSSASLFKVVYTSASSAPVITTQPTSVAAVPGSAATFSVAATGSAPLAYQWQKNGVNIAGATSSSYTIASVVAADAGQFRVVVSNGVGTVTSTAATLTIAAPNTAPTAQILTPATGATYVAGSTISFSGSATDAEDGTLPASAFVWQVDLHHDTHVHDGTPFSQGARTGTFVIPNSGELSDNVFYRLILTVTDAGGRTTTTFRDILPQKSTFTLATNPAGLSLTLDGTARTTPVSIVGVEGVLRTLAAPSTQTVGGVTYAFESWSNGGAQSQTIITPTNDETYTATYRVVPASAQAVTSLTLINADTDQPLAGYDPLPDGATLNLATLPTRNLNIRANTNPATVGSVRFTYDGDTNYKVETLAPYAIAGDNGFINGGPNYNAWTPAVGSHTLTVTPYTQGGAGGNAGTPLTIAFTVTNTVTPPTGGTLRGADIVSNPVAALNYSYYEGIWDNVPDFTALTPAASGTVATFSPDPRVRDDEFALRYTGYVQVPTDGVYTFYTSSDDGSQLYIGSTLVVDNNGLHGLQERSGQIGLKAGLHAITVGFFERGGDQVLNVSYAGPTLAKTLIPATALFHAGSGQPASNLRAPDNVANPVAGLSYSYYEGQWTAVPAFTSLTAAASGNVATFSVAPRLRDDEFAFHYMGYVSVPVDGMYTFYTSSDDGSQLYIGSTLVVDNDGMHGLQERSGQIGLQAGLHAISVGFFERGGDQILDVSYAGPGLSQTAIPAAALLHAAPASARMALATSPSARTKTTNDGSAVQLYPNPAREQLTVSLQANADEEVRVEVLDALARRVTGTVQRATAGRNEVHLSLSKLPSGVYMVLVVHGTERTVKRLIVAQ; encoded by the coding sequence ATGAAAACACGTTCTATGCCAATACGTTATGCCGGGCATCGGCAGGACGAGGCACCGGCTCGATTCCGCTCGGTGCTGCTGATTCTGGTCGGCTGGCTGGCCAGTTGGTCGGCTATTGCCCAGCAAACCCCTTCGTTTCCAGCGGGTTTTAATGCCGTGCTGGTCACCAACGGTATCAGCAACCCCACCGCCATGGCCTTCGCTCCGGACGGGCGGATTTTCGTGTGCCAGCAGACGGGACAGGTGCGCGTGATTAAGAACGGTGCCTTGTTGCCCACTCCTTTTGTGAGCGTGGCCGTGAATTCGAGCGGGGAGCGGGGACTGGTGGGCATCACGCTCGACCCCAATTTTGCCACGAACCGCTACGTCTACGTGTACTATACGCTAGCCAGCGGGGCCAATAACCGCATCAGCCGCTTCACGGCCGACGGCGACGTGGCCGCAGCGGGCAGTGAGACGCTGGTGCTGAACCTAGACCCGCTGAGTACGGCCACCAACCACAACGGCGGGGCCATGCACTTCGGGCTCGACGGCAAGCTCTACGTGGCCGTGGGCGAAAACGCCAACCGCACCAATGCCCCCAACCTGGACTCCTACATGGGCAAGCTGCTGCGCATCAACGCCGACGGTTCGGTGCCGGCCGGCAACCCCTACGTGGGCAGCGGCCTCTCGGCCCAGCGCCAGCGGGTGTGGAGTTCCGGCTTGCGTAACCCCTTCACCTTCACGGTGCAGCCCGGCACGGGCCGGATTTTTATCAACGACGTGGGCGAGGGCAGCTGGGAGGAAATCAATGACGCCAGCACCGGCGGCCGCAACTTTGGCTGGCCCTCTTCCGAGGGCTACAATATCCGGACGGGCGAAACGGCACCCGTATTTGCATATCCGCACACCAGCGGCTTCCCCGACGGGGCAGGCTGCTCCATCACGGGCGGCACGTTCTTCAATCCTGCGGCGACGAACTACCCCAGCCAGTACGCCGGCAAGTACTTCTACCAGGATTACTGCGGCAAATGGATCAACTACTTCGACCCGAACAGCACCACCACGCCACTCGCCCGCCAGCCCTTCGCCCTGAACATGCCCGGCGACGCGCTGGCCCTGGAAACCGGCCCTGATGGCAACCTCTATTACTTGGCCCGCAGCAGCGCCTCGTTGTTCAAAGTGGTGTACACATCCGCCAGCAGCGCACCGGTCATCACCACGCAGCCCACCAGCGTAGCCGCAGTGCCCGGCTCTGCCGCGACCTTTTCCGTGGCCGCTACCGGCAGCGCTCCGCTGGCTTACCAGTGGCAGAAAAACGGCGTAAACATTGCCGGCGCCACGAGCAGCAGCTATACCATTGCCAGCGTAGTGGCCGCCGATGCGGGCCAGTTCCGCGTGGTGGTGAGCAACGGCGTGGGTACTGTAACCAGCACGGCCGCCACCCTGACCATCGCGGCGCCCAACACGGCGCCTACCGCCCAAATCCTGACGCCGGCTACCGGCGCCACGTACGTGGCCGGTAGCACTATCTCGTTCTCGGGCAGCGCCACCGATGCCGAGGACGGCACCTTGCCCGCCAGCGCGTTTGTGTGGCAGGTTGATTTGCACCACGATACGCACGTGCACGACGGCACTCCGTTCAGCCAGGGCGCCCGCACCGGCACGTTTGTGATACCCAACAGCGGCGAGCTGTCCGACAACGTGTTCTACCGCCTCATCCTGACGGTAACCGACGCGGGTGGGCGCACCACCACCACCTTCCGCGACATTCTTCCCCAGAAATCCACCTTCACCCTAGCTACCAACCCAGCCGGCTTAAGTCTTACCCTCGACGGCACGGCGCGCACTACGCCCGTTTCCATTGTGGGCGTGGAAGGTGTCCTGCGCACTCTAGCGGCACCTTCGACCCAAACGGTGGGTGGCGTAACCTACGCTTTTGAGTCGTGGTCAAACGGGGGGGCGCAGTCGCAGACCATTATTACCCCCACCAACGACGAAACTTACACGGCTACGTACCGGGTGGTGCCCGCCTCGGCACAGGCAGTGACGTCGCTCACGCTCATTAATGCGGACACCGACCAGCCCCTGGCTGGCTACGACCCGCTGCCGGACGGGGCCACGCTCAACCTAGCCACGCTGCCTACGCGCAACCTGAATATCCGAGCCAATACCAACCCAGCCACCGTGGGCAGTGTGCGCTTCACGTACGACGGCGACACCAACTACAAAGTGGAAACCCTGGCGCCCTACGCCATTGCCGGCGACAACGGATTCATCAACGGCGGGCCGAACTACAATGCGTGGACGCCCGCCGTGGGCAGTCATACGCTCACGGTGACCCCCTACACCCAGGGCGGCGCGGGCGGCAATGCCGGAACCCCGCTGACCATCGCCTTCACGGTGACGAACACTGTGACGCCGCCCACCGGCGGGACGCTCCGCGGGGCGGATATCGTCTCGAATCCGGTAGCCGCACTGAACTACAGTTACTACGAAGGCATATGGGACAACGTGCCCGATTTCACGGCCCTTACGCCGGCCGCCAGCGGCACCGTGGCCACATTCAGCCCCGACCCACGTGTGCGTGACGACGAGTTTGCCTTGCGCTATACCGGCTACGTGCAGGTGCCTACCGACGGCGTATACACGTTCTACACGTCTTCGGACGACGGCTCGCAGCTCTACATCGGCTCGACCTTGGTCGTCGACAACAACGGGCTGCATGGCCTGCAGGAGCGCAGCGGCCAAATCGGGCTCAAAGCGGGGTTACACGCCATTACGGTCGGCTTCTTCGAGCGCGGCGGCGACCAGGTGCTGAACGTGAGCTATGCCGGGCCCACCTTGGCCAAAACCCTCATTCCGGCCACGGCGCTGTTCCACGCTGGTTCGGGTCAGCCCGCTTCCAACCTGCGCGCTCCCGATAATGTAGCGAACCCGGTAGCGGGCCTGAGCTACAGCTACTACGAAGGCCAATGGACCGCAGTACCCGCTTTTACTTCCCTCACAGCCGCCGCCAGCGGTAACGTGGCTACGTTTAGCGTCGCGCCCCGCCTGCGCGACGATGAATTTGCGTTCCACTACATGGGCTACGTAAGTGTGCCGGTTGATGGGATGTACACCTTCTACACATCCTCAGATGACGGCTCGCAGCTCTACATTGGCTCAACGCTGGTCGTGGACAACGACGGAATGCACGGCTTGCAGGAGCGCAGCGGGCAAATTGGCCTCCAGGCCGGGCTGCACGCCATTTCCGTGGGCTTTTTCGAGCGCGGCGGCGACCAGATACTCGACGTGAGCTACGCTGGCCCCGGCCTGAGCCAAACGGCTATTCCCGCTGCTGCCTTGCTACATGCCGCGCCCGCCAGCGCCCGTATGGCGCTGGCAACCAGTCCTTCCGCCCGCACCAAAACGACCAACGACGGCAGCGCAGTGCAGTTGTATCCCAACCCGGCACGGGAGCAACTCACGGTGAGCCTCCAAGCCAACGCGGATGAAGAAGTGCGCGTGGAAGTGCTTGATGCGCTGGCTCGCCGCGTGACGGGTACTGTGCAACGTGCCACTGCTGGCCGAAATGAAGTGCATCTGTCCCTTAGCAAGCTGCCGAGTGGCGTCTACATGGTGCTGGTAGTGCATGGCACTGAGCGCACTGTAAAACGACTAATCGTAGCTCAATAG